TAATTCCAGATTTTTATCCAGAAGAATATACGGTAGAAAGACTGGCAAGCGAAAGTGTGAATTTTACTAAGGAAGGAGAAAAAATACTGTTTATAGTATCTGACATTTCTCCAGTAAATGAAAAAAAATATTCAGATTTATACAATCGAAATTATGAAAAACTTGTAGTGTATAAAACTCAGGAAGTTGAAGTGGAAAAGGAAAAAGCAGAAAAATACATAAAAGAAAGCGACATCTTAATGTTCTTAAGCTCTTCAACCTTTAAAGCCTTTGCTGATAGCATAAACTTGAGTGAAAATGAGGAAATAAAAGACATTCTGAAAAATAAAGTTATAGCATCTATTGGTCCTGTTACTACAAAAACTATTGAAAAGTATGGATTAAAAGTAGGAATAGAGCCTAAGAAATATACTGAAGATGGATTATTTGATGAAATTTTGACATTTGTTACTTGCTAAAAAGTAAATTTTATGTATACATGATTGTATAATATATTGCGACATTTTATATTAAATTATAAAGATTGCTGTATTTAAGTTTCAGGATTTTACATTCAGAAAATATTAAATCAGCAAAATTTCGTTAAAGAAAAAATGACTTTAATTTCATAAATTTTTTAATTTCTGCTCTTTAAACGGAAAATAATATTAATAATGGGAGAATTAAATTTCTTCCTCTTTTTTCATAAAATGAAAAACATGAATCAAAAATCTCTAAATTCTTAAATTCGTGTCTTAAAATTCTTTTTTATCTAAATCTTCATATCATAAAAATTTTCCAAAATCAGCAAAATCTCTTCTCCATAATCCCTGATTTTACGCTTCCCCATTCCCTTTAACTGGGAAAGTTCTTCCATATTTTTAGGATTGGTTTTTGCAATATTCGCCAAAAGCTGGTTTGAAGCAATAATATAGGGTGGATAACCCAAAAGCTGTGCTTCTCCTGCCCGCCATTCCTTTAATATCTTGTACAGTTCCATTTCATCTTCTGTCAAATATTCCATATAATTTT
This is a stretch of genomic DNA from Leptotrichia hofstadii. It encodes these proteins:
- a CDS encoding HRDC domain-containing protein yields the protein MLKIVTLPFDDKIEEFEQEKLEKVLKDVQIVKYQAELVKIEGKYYWTAFVECEKADKFNKNSGKDNFTQDVKEFKDANKNYMEYLTEDEMELYKILKEWRAGEAQLLGYPPYIIASNQLLANIAKTNPKNMEELSQLKGMGKRKIRDYGEEILLILENFYDMKI